TAGATCATGTGTTTTTTCATAAAGATAGACAGGCCCGACGCGCCACCGCCCAAATCGATGCAGGCGGCCCCCAGTTCCTGTTCATCCTCGACAAGGCTGGCCACGCCCGACACATAGGCAGAGCTTGCCACACCGGCCAGCTCCAGATCGCAGCGCCGGATCGCATTCACAAGGTTCTGCAGCGCGAACCCGTCCACCGTCAGCAGGTGCATATCGGTTGCCAGCTTGCGCCCCGCATGACCACGCGGGTCCGACAGGCCCGACCGGTGATCAAGCGCGAAATTGACGGGCTGGGCATGCAGCACCTCGCGCCCTGCCCCGAAATCAGGCACATCACAGGCGGCCAGCACGCGGCCCACATCCTGCCCCGTGACCTGATCTCCGGCAATATCGATCTGGCCGGTCAGCCCGTAGCTGCGCGGTTCGCCGCCCGCAAAGCAGGCAATCACATGATCCACACGGATTGCGGCCTTCTTCTGCGCGGCCTGCACCACGGTGCGGATCGCCCGCTCGGTCTGCGCCATCGTGTCGATCTCGCCAAAGCGGACCCCGCGCGATTGTGTGGTGGCCGCACCGATCACCTTGAAGCCCGCCTGCCCCGCCAGAGGCCCGCCGCCCTCCATCTCTGCCAGACCGCTCGGCCCTTCGATTTTCAGCACCAAGCACACAATCTTCGATGTGCCTATATCCAGAAGCGCAACAACACCGCGCTGCATCGCGGCCTTGCGCATATTGCGCATCGCTCTCTGGGCTTGGTAAAAATCGGGCATAGGATGCAATCTCGGTAGCTATGGCTCAGTAATTATGGGCGATGGCGCGATAACTTTCCATCGCATGGGGTGTCAGCCGGATCGTGGGGCGATCCTTGTCACGCAAATCGATCCGCGTAAAATCACGGGCAAGCACATCTTCGGCGGTATTCATCGCCAGAAGCCGCTCGACCGCCTGTACCGGCGTATCCTGCGGCAGCATCACGCGGCGATCTCCCTCCAGAACAATGTCCCAACGCCGCTGGCCCACACGGATCAGACCGCGCGCTTTGGGCAGAAGCGGCCCCATTGCCTTCAGGATCGCCAACGCCTCGGGCACCGCCTGATTGGCACCGACACCGGCAATCAACGGCAGATCGGAGCGCGCGGCACGGTCGATCAGCGTCGCAACGCGATGCCCGCCGTGGTCCAGCATCTCCAGCCCCGTCGCCGTGCGCCACAAAATCACCGGCGTGCGTTCGGTCACCACCACATCCAGCACCCCGCCGGATTTGATGCTGATCGAGGCATCCGCCACCGCATCCAGCCGCATGATCGTCTCGCGATACTGGTCCAGATCGATATTGAAGGAAGAGACCGGCAAACCGGTCGGCAGCATCGTATAGACCGCCCGCTCGACCTCGGGGCTTGCCCCCTCGACCTTGAGTTCATTGACCATGAATTCGGGACGGTTCTGGATCGAGGCCTTGATATCCTCGTAGGTCTGCAGCATATCCGCGCGCCGACCGGAATCCCCGAAATAGATCCCCAGCCCCAGCACCACGGCGAAAGTCGGCACCCCGATACGGGTCAGCGACCGCACGATGGGCGTCAGCCAGAGCCGGTTCAGCCGGAAGGCCAGACGCGAGGGGGCAGGGTCCTTGCGGCGCGACGAGCGGCGCACGTAAAGCTGGCCCTGCTGGCTGCGCGAGGCACCGCCAACCGCGCGTGTGCCCGACCATTTGCCCGCATCCGCCTTGGACGGATCCTGCGACGCCCCTACCTTCCGCATGAGGCATCCTCCACCATCCAGCGGCACAGCGCAGGAAAGTCGATCCCCGCCTGCATCGCCTGTTCCGGCACCAGCGATGTCGGCGTCATACCGGGCTGGTTATTGGTTTCCAGCAGGAACAACCCCGCCAATCCGCGCGTGTCATCCCAACGGAAATCGGTGCGCGAAACACCGCGGCAGCCAAGCGCCTTATGCGCCCGCAGCGCAAAATCCTGACAGGCCGTCGCGATCTCTTCGGGAATATCGGCGGGGCAGACATGACGCGAGCCACCTGCCGAATATTTGGCCTGATAGTCATACCAGCCGGTGGTCACGATCTCGGTCACGCAAAAGGCGCGGTCTTCCATCACGGCACAGGTCAGTTCGCGCCCCGGCACATAGGTTTCCACCATGACGCTTTCGGGCATGTCATCGGAAAGCTGCGGCGGGCTATTGGCCGCCTCCTGCACGATATAGACGCCGACGGAGGAGCCTTCATTATTGGGTTTGACCACATAAGGCGGCGGCAGGACATGGCGCTGGCGCACCTCGTCGCGCGCGGCAATCACGCTGTCGACCACCGGCAGACCGGCCTGTGCATAGACCTGCTTCGAGCGATCCTTGTCCATCGCGATGGCCGAGGCAAGCACCCCCGAATGCGTATAGGGAAGACGCAGCCATTCCAGCAGCCCCTGCACACAACCATCCTCGCCCCAGCGGCCATGCAGCGCGTTGAAGACGACATCCGGTTCGATTTCGGTGAGACGCTGCGCCAGATCGGGGCCAGCATCGACCTCAATCACCTCATATCCCGCAGCCCGCAAGGCGATGGCGCATTCGCGCCCAGAAGAAAGAGACACATCCCGCTCTGCGGACGCGCCACCCATCAATACCGCCACAAGCTGGGTCGTCCTGCTCGACTTACCCGCCATA
The sequence above is drawn from the Thioclava sp. GXIMD4216 genome and encodes:
- a CDS encoding cell division protein FtsQ/DivIB: MRKVGASQDPSKADAGKWSGTRAVGGASRSQQGQLYVRRSSRRKDPAPSRLAFRLNRLWLTPIVRSLTRIGVPTFAVVLGLGIYFGDSGRRADMLQTYEDIKASIQNRPEFMVNELKVEGASPEVERAVYTMLPTGLPVSSFNIDLDQYRETIMRLDAVADASISIKSGGVLDVVVTERTPVILWRTATGLEMLDHGGHRVATLIDRAARSDLPLIAGVGANQAVPEALAILKAMGPLLPKARGLIRVGQRRWDIVLEGDRRVMLPQDTPVQAVERLLAMNTAEDVLARDFTRIDLRDKDRPTIRLTPHAMESYRAIAHNY
- a CDS encoding D-alanine--D-alanine ligase — encoded protein: MAGKSSRTTQLVAVLMGGASAERDVSLSSGRECAIALRAAGYEVIEVDAGPDLAQRLTEIEPDVVFNALHGRWGEDGCVQGLLEWLRLPYTHSGVLASAIAMDKDRSKQVYAQAGLPVVDSVIAARDEVRQRHVLPPPYVVKPNNEGSSVGVYIVQEAANSPPQLSDDMPESVMVETYVPGRELTCAVMEDRAFCVTEIVTTGWYDYQAKYSAGGSRHVCPADIPEEIATACQDFALRAHKALGCRGVSRTDFRWDDTRGLAGLFLLETNNQPGMTPTSLVPEQAMQAGIDFPALCRWMVEDASCGR
- the ftsA gene encoding cell division protein FtsA, producing MPDFYQAQRAMRNMRKAAMQRGVVALLDIGTSKIVCLVLKIEGPSGLAEMEGGGPLAGQAGFKVIGAATTQSRGVRFGEIDTMAQTERAIRTVVQAAQKKAAIRVDHVIACFAGGEPRSYGLTGQIDIAGDQVTGQDVGRVLAACDVPDFGAGREVLHAQPVNFALDHRSGLSDPRGHAGRKLATDMHLLTVDGFALQNLVNAIRRCDLELAGVASSAYVSGVASLVEDEQELGAACIDLGGGASGLSIFMKKHMIYSDAVRMGGDHITSDISAGLQVSGQLAERLKTIHGGVHATSMDDRELIELSANSGDWEKDSRTATRAELIGIIRPRVEEIFEEIKARLDVAGFSHMPSQQIVLTGGTSQLPGIDGMAARILGHNVRLGRPLRVQGLPQQATSAGFSAIVGLALHATNPQDEWWDFEIPVDRLGGRSFRRAFRWFKDNW